The Bacteroides acidifaciens genome includes a region encoding these proteins:
- a CDS encoding helix-turn-helix transcriptional regulator, with protein MKNNEVVRIAIAENSVIIRGGLTVALKRLSNVKMQPIELLSVEALHDCVRTQCPDMLIVNPAFGDYFDVAKFREETSGKRIRVIALVTSFVDASLLGKYDESISIFDDLEILSKKIAGLLNMASQEETDSQDALSQREKEIVICVVKGMTNKEIAEKLFLSIHTVITHRRNISKKLQIHSAAGLTIYAIVNKLVTLNDVKDL; from the coding sequence ATGAAAAATAACGAGGTTGTTCGAATAGCGATTGCTGAGAACTCTGTGATTATTCGTGGTGGATTGACCGTTGCCTTGAAACGTCTTTCCAATGTGAAGATGCAACCCATAGAATTGTTGTCCGTTGAGGCTTTGCATGATTGTGTCCGGACGCAATGCCCTGACATGCTGATTGTCAATCCGGCTTTCGGTGATTATTTCGATGTAGCTAAGTTCCGGGAAGAAACGTCCGGTAAAAGAATACGTGTAATAGCTTTGGTCACTTCTTTTGTAGATGCTTCTTTGTTGGGCAAGTACGATGAGTCTATTTCTATCTTTGACGATTTGGAAATTCTTTCCAAGAAGATTGCAGGTTTGCTGAATATGGCTTCTCAGGAAGAAACAGATAGTCAGGATGCACTCAGCCAACGGGAGAAAGAAATTGTAATTTGTGTGGTGAAAGGAATGACGAATAAGGAAATTGCAGAAAAACTGTTTTTGTCTATTCATACAGTCATCACTCACAGGAGAAATATTAGCAAAAAATTGCAAATACACAGTGCAGCCGGTCTGACTATTTATGCTATTGTAAATAAGCTGGTTACGCTGAATGATGTGAAGGATTTATAG
- the trpA gene encoding tryptophan synthase subunit alpha — protein sequence MNRINQLFNSNKKDILSIYFCAGDPTLDGTANVIRTLEKHGVSMIEIGIPFSDPMADGIVIQNAATRALRNGMSLKLLFEQLRDIRKDVNIPLVFMGYLNPIMQFGFENFCRQCVECGIDGVIIPDLPFRDYQEQCRIIAERYNIKVIMLITPETSEERVREIDEHTDGFIYMVSSAATTGAQQDFNEQKRSYFKKIEDMHLDNPLMVGFGISNKATFQAACEHASGAIIGSKFVTLLEEEKDPEKAILKLKEALKK from the coding sequence ATGAATAGAATTAATCAACTTTTCAATAGCAATAAGAAAGATATATTATCTATTTATTTCTGTGCCGGTGATCCTACGTTAGACGGTACTGCTAATGTAATCCGTACACTCGAAAAGCACGGAGTCAGTATGATTGAAATCGGGATTCCCTTCAGCGATCCGATGGCAGACGGCATCGTCATTCAGAATGCGGCTACCCGGGCGTTGCGCAACGGCATGTCCCTGAAACTTCTTTTTGAACAATTGCGCGACATTCGCAAAGATGTGAATATACCACTTGTGTTTATGGGATACTTGAATCCAATCATGCAGTTCGGATTTGAAAACTTCTGCCGTCAATGCGTGGAATGTGGTATTGACGGGGTTATCATCCCCGATCTTCCTTTCCGTGATTATCAGGAACAATGCCGTATCATCGCCGAACGCTACAACATCAAAGTCATCATGCTTATCACACCGGAAACCAGCGAAGAACGGGTACGTGAAATTGACGAGCATACAGACGGTTTCATCTATATGGTTTCGTCCGCAGCAACCACCGGGGCACAGCAGGATTTCAACGAACAGAAACGGTCTTACTTCAAGAAGATAGAAGATATGCATCTAGATAATCCGCTGATGGTAGGATTCGGAATCTCTAACAAAGCGACTTTTCAAGCAGCTTGCGAACATGCTTCGGGAGCAATTATAGGCAGCAAATTTGTCACTTTACTTGAAGAAGAAAAAGACCCGGAAAAAGCCATCCTCAAATTGAAGGAAGCACTAAAAAAATAA
- the trpD gene encoding anthranilate phosphoribosyltransferase, whose translation MKQILYKLFEHQYLGRDEARTILQNIAQGKYNDVQVASLITVFLMRNISVEELCGFRDALLEMRVPVDLSEFAPIDIVGTGGDGKNTFNISTASCFTVAGAGFPVVKHGNYGATSVSGASNVMEQHGVKFTSDVNQLRRSMEQCNIAYLHAPLFNPALKAVAPVRKGLAVRTFFNMLGPLVNPVLPAYQLLGVYNLPLLRLYTYTYQESKTKFAVVHSLDGYDEISLTNEFKVATSANEKIYTPESLGFSRYKDTDLDGGQTPEDAAKIFDNIMNNTASEAQKNVVVVNSAFAIHVVCPEKTIEECIAMAKESLESGRALATLKKFIELNS comes from the coding sequence ATGAAACAGATTCTATACAAACTTTTCGAGCATCAATATCTGGGACGCGATGAGGCGCGTACTATTTTGCAAAACATCGCACAAGGGAAATACAATGATGTACAGGTGGCATCGCTAATCACTGTCTTCCTGATGCGCAACATTTCCGTTGAGGAATTATGCGGTTTCCGCGACGCATTGCTTGAGATGCGTGTTCCGGTAGATTTGAGCGAGTTCGCCCCGATAGATATTGTAGGAACCGGTGGTGACGGGAAAAATACGTTCAACATTTCTACGGCTTCTTGTTTTACCGTTGCCGGAGCAGGTTTTCCGGTAGTAAAACATGGTAATTATGGGGCAACATCAGTCAGTGGCGCCAGCAATGTGATGGAACAGCATGGTGTGAAGTTCACCAGTGATGTCAATCAACTCCGTCGTAGCATGGAACAATGCAATATCGCCTATCTGCATGCCCCCTTATTCAATCCGGCCTTGAAAGCGGTCGCTCCGGTTCGCAAGGGACTTGCCGTACGTACTTTCTTCAATATGCTCGGTCCGTTGGTGAATCCGGTATTGCCGGCTTATCAGCTTTTAGGGGTTTATAATCTCCCGCTACTGCGTCTCTATACCTATACTTATCAAGAAAGTAAGACGAAATTTGCGGTCGTTCATAGTTTGGACGGATATGATGAAATTTCCCTGACTAATGAATTTAAAGTGGCAACCAGTGCCAACGAAAAGATTTATACTCCTGAAAGCCTCGGATTCTCCCGCTATAAAGATACCGATTTGGACGGTGGACAAACACCGGAAGATGCCGCTAAAATCTTTGATAATATCATGAATAACACAGCGAGCGAAGCCCAGAAGAATGTAGTGGTTGTCAACTCTGCTTTTGCCATTCATGTAGTTTGTCCGGAGAAAACAATTGAAGAGTGCATCGCCATGGCTAAAGAATCGCTGGAAAGTGGACGGGCATTGGCTACTTTGAAGAAATTTATTGAATTAAACAGTTAA
- the trpB gene encoding tryptophan synthase subunit beta, producing the protein MKSFLVDQDGYYGEFGGAYVPEILHKCVEELKNKYLEVIESEDFKKEFDQLLRDYVGRPSPLYLAKRLSEKYGCKLYLKREDLNHTGAHKINNTIGQILLARRMGKKRIIAETGAGQHGVATATVCALMDMECIVYMGKTDVERQHINVEKMKMLGATVIPVTSGNMTLKDATNEAIRDWCCHPADTYYIIGSTVGPHPYPDMVARLQSVISEEIKKQLQEREGRDFPDYLIACVGGGSNAAGTIYHYINDERVGIILAEAGGKGIETGMTAATIQLGKMGIIHGARTYVIQNEDGQIEEPYSISAGLDYPGIGPIHANLAAQRRANVLAINDDEAIEAAYELTKLEGIIPALESAHALGALKKLKFKPEDVVVLTVSGRGDKDIETYLSFNEEQ; encoded by the coding sequence ATGAAAAGTTTTTTAGTTGACCAGGATGGCTATTACGGAGAATTCGGCGGGGCTTACGTACCGGAAATACTCCACAAATGTGTAGAGGAGCTGAAGAATAAGTACCTCGAAGTAATTGAAAGTGAAGACTTCAAGAAAGAATTCGACCAATTGCTGCGTGACTACGTAGGACGCCCTTCCCCACTCTATCTGGCGAAACGCCTTTCGGAAAAGTATGGTTGCAAACTGTATCTGAAACGGGAAGACCTGAACCATACGGGCGCCCACAAAATCAACAACACTATCGGGCAAATCCTGTTGGCACGCCGCATGGGAAAGAAACGTATCATCGCCGAAACAGGTGCCGGACAACACGGAGTGGCAACCGCTACCGTATGTGCACTGATGGATATGGAATGCATCGTTTATATGGGAAAGACGGACGTAGAACGCCAACATATCAACGTAGAGAAAATGAAAATGCTGGGAGCCACTGTCATCCCTGTCACTTCGGGAAACATGACTCTGAAAGATGCCACTAACGAAGCGATTCGTGACTGGTGCTGTCATCCTGCCGACACTTATTATATCATCGGTTCTACTGTAGGCCCTCATCCTTACCCCGACATGGTGGCACGCCTGCAATCCGTCATCAGCGAAGAAATCAAGAAACAGCTTCAGGAAAGGGAAGGACGCGACTTTCCCGACTATCTGATAGCCTGTGTAGGCGGTGGAAGCAATGCTGCCGGAACTATCTATCACTATATCAATGACGAACGGGTAGGCATCATCCTGGCGGAAGCCGGGGGTAAGGGAATAGAGACAGGAATGACTGCCGCCACCATCCAACTAGGAAAAATGGGAATCATCCACGGAGCACGTACATACGTCATCCAAAACGAAGACGGACAGATTGAAGAGCCATACTCCATTTCTGCCGGACTGGATTATCCGGGAATCGGGCCGATACATGCCAACCTTGCCGCACAAAGACGCGCCAACGTGTTGGCCATCAACGATGACGAAGCCATAGAAGCTGCCTACGAACTGACGAAGCTGGAAGGAATTATCCCTGCACTGGAATCGGCACACGCACTAGGCGCTTTGAAGAAACTGAAGTTTAAACCGGAAGATGTGGTTGTACTCACGGTTTCGGGACGAGGTGACAAAGACATCGAGACTTATTTATCTTTCAACGAAGAACAATAG
- a CDS encoding hemerythrin domain-containing protein produces MDNSQKYKSTDKMIDLISDDYSLLQVMSRFGLSLGFGDKTVKEVCEQNSVDCQTFLIVVNFIAEGFSRLNGDKDNISIPGLIDYLRQAHSYFLDFSLPAIRRKLIEAIDCSQDDVAFLILKFFDEYTREVRKHMDYEEKTVFKYVDALIAGNAPKNYQISTFSKHHDQVGEKLTELKNIIIKYCPAKANENLLNAALFDIYACEAGLESHCKVEDYIFVPAILNLERRIRENEK; encoded by the coding sequence ATGGATAATTCACAAAAATATAAATCAACTGATAAGATGATTGATCTTATCAGTGATGACTATTCTTTATTGCAAGTGATGAGCCGTTTCGGACTATCCTTGGGTTTCGGAGATAAAACAGTAAAAGAAGTCTGTGAGCAGAACAGTGTAGACTGCCAGACGTTTCTGATTGTGGTCAATTTCATAGCAGAGGGCTTTTCCCGCCTGAATGGTGATAAAGATAATATTTCGATCCCCGGGCTGATAGACTATCTGCGGCAGGCGCATAGTTATTTTCTTGATTTTTCTCTTCCTGCTATCCGGCGTAAACTGATTGAGGCTATTGACTGCTCTCAGGATGATGTCGCTTTTCTTATTCTGAAGTTTTTTGATGAATATACGCGCGAAGTACGCAAGCATATGGATTATGAAGAGAAGACTGTTTTCAAGTATGTGGATGCGTTGATTGCAGGAAATGCTCCGAAGAATTATCAGATTAGTACATTCTCCAAACACCATGATCAGGTAGGGGAGAAGTTGACAGAACTAAAGAATATTATTATCAAATATTGTCCTGCCAAAGCCAATGAGAATCTTCTGAATGCGGCTCTTTTCGATATTTATGCCTGTGAGGCCGGCTTGGAGTCTCATTGTAAGGTGGAAGATTATATTTTTGTTCCTGCTATTCTGAATTTGGAAAGGAGAATTAGAGAAAATGAAAAATAA
- a CDS encoding anthranilate synthase component II, with product MKILLLDNYDSFTYNLLHAVKELGATDIEVVRNDQIELDDVERFDKIILSPGPGIPEEAGLLLPIIKRYAPTKSILGVCLGHQAIGEAFGARLENLKKVYHGVQTPVSILSRDILFEGLGKEIPVGRYHSWVVSRDSFPDCLEITAESKEGQIMALRHKTYDIHGIQFHPESVLTPQGKEIIKNFLND from the coding sequence ATGAAAATATTACTTTTAGATAACTATGACTCTTTCACCTATAACTTGCTACACGCAGTGAAAGAATTGGGGGCTACGGATATAGAAGTAGTCCGTAATGACCAGATAGAACTTGATGATGTAGAACGGTTCGATAAAATCATCCTGTCTCCCGGACCGGGTATCCCCGAAGAAGCGGGATTGCTGTTACCTATTATAAAAAGGTATGCTCCTACCAAAAGTATTCTGGGGGTTTGTTTAGGACATCAAGCTATCGGTGAGGCTTTCGGAGCACGTCTGGAAAATCTGAAAAAAGTATATCACGGGGTGCAGACTCCGGTCAGTATCCTTAGTCGCGATATACTCTTTGAGGGATTGGGAAAGGAAATTCCTGTCGGAAGATACCACTCCTGGGTAGTAAGCCGGGACAGTTTTCCCGACTGCCTGGAAATAACGGCAGAAAGCAAGGAAGGACAAATCATGGCATTGCGCCATAAAACTTATGATATACATGGCATCCAGTTCCATCCCGAATCCGTATTAACTCCGCAAGGAAAAGAAATTATCAAAAACTTCTTAAACGATTAA
- a CDS encoding anthranilate synthase component I family protein: MKTFNYTTHSKQVLGDMHTPVSIYLKVRDMYPQSALMESSDYHAGENSLSFIALCPLANIGVNSGIVTANYPDGSRTEEPLTKTFTVEKAMNRFISQFQVTGEYKNVCGLYGYTTFNAVKYFEHIPVKESHDEQNDAPDLLYILYKYVIVFNHFKNELTLVEMSSEGEESGLPELEAAIENRNYASYNFSVTGPVTSPITDEEHKANVRKGIAHCMRGDVFQIVLSRRFIQPYAGDDFKVYRALRSINPSPYLFYFDFGGYRIFGSSPETHCKIEDEHAYIDPIAGTTRRSGDIVKDRELAEALLADPKENAEHVMLVDLARNDLSHNCHDVRVVFYKEPQYYSHVIHLVSRVSGVLNEGADKIKTFIDTFPAGTLSGAPKVRAMQLISEIEPHNRGAYGGCIGFIGLNGELNQAITIRTFVSRNNELWFQAGGGIVARSQDEYELQEVNNKLGALKKAIDLAVKLKN, encoded by the coding sequence ATGAAAACATTTAATTATACTACCCATAGCAAACAGGTGCTCGGAGATATGCATACTCCCGTCAGCATCTACCTGAAAGTGCGCGACATGTATCCGCAATCTGCATTAATGGAAAGCTCCGATTATCATGCGGGAGAGAACTCTTTATCATTCATAGCCCTTTGCCCGCTGGCAAATATCGGCGTAAACAGCGGCATTGTTACAGCCAATTATCCGGACGGCAGCCGTACTGAGGAGCCGTTGACTAAGACGTTCACCGTGGAAAAAGCCATGAACCGCTTTATCAGCCAGTTCCAGGTGACCGGAGAATATAAGAATGTATGCGGACTCTATGGATATACCACATTCAATGCCGTGAAGTACTTCGAGCATATTCCGGTAAAAGAAAGCCATGATGAACAGAATGACGCACCGGATTTGCTATACATATTATATAAGTATGTCATTGTCTTCAATCACTTCAAGAATGAACTGACATTAGTGGAGATGTCCTCCGAAGGAGAAGAGAGCGGTCTGCCGGAACTGGAAGCAGCCATCGAAAACAGGAATTATGCTTCTTACAATTTCTCGGTGACTGGCCCCGTCACCAGTCCTATCACGGACGAAGAGCATAAAGCGAATGTCCGTAAAGGAATTGCCCACTGTATGCGTGGCGATGTTTTTCAAATCGTACTTTCCAGAAGATTTATCCAACCTTATGCCGGAGATGATTTCAAAGTTTACCGGGCACTACGCAGCATTAATCCTTCTCCTTATCTTTTCTATTTCGACTTCGGCGGATACCGCATTTTTGGCTCTTCACCGGAGACGCACTGCAAGATTGAAGACGAACATGCGTATATCGACCCGATTGCGGGAACCACCCGCCGCAGCGGAGACATCGTGAAAGACCGTGAGCTGGCTGAAGCATTGCTTGCCGACCCCAAAGAGAATGCCGAACACGTAATGCTGGTAGACCTCGCAAGAAATGACCTTTCCCACAATTGCCATGATGTACGGGTGGTATTCTACAAAGAGCCGCAATATTATAGCCATGTCATCCATCTGGTAAGCCGTGTCAGTGGTGTGTTGAATGAAGGGGCGGATAAGATAAAGACATTTATCGACACTTTCCCCGCCGGCACATTAAGCGGCGCACCGAAAGTACGCGCCATGCAGCTAATCAGTGAAATCGAGCCCCATAACCGCGGAGCATATGGCGGTTGCATCGGTTTTATCGGATTGAACGGTGAATTAAACCAAGCCATCACCATCCGTACGTTTGTAAGCCGCAACAATGAATTATGGTTCCAGGCGGGTGGCGGTATCGTGGCACGCAGTCAGGATGAATACGAATTGCAAGAGGTGAATAATAAGTTGGGAGCGTTGAAAAAAGCAATTGATTTGGCTGTAAAATTAAAGAACTAA
- a CDS encoding asparaginase, translated as MKVDTPSVLLIYTGGTIGMIENPETGALENFNFDHLLKHVPELKRFNYRISSYQFEPPIDSSDMEPAYWAKLVKIINYNYEHFDGFVILHGTDTMAYTASALSFMLENLSKPVILTGSQLPIGTLRTDGKENLITAIEIAAAKNPDGTAIVPEVCIFFENHLMRGNRTTKINAENFNAFRSFNYPPLARVGIHIKYEPNLIRKPDPTKPLKPHYLFDTNVVILTLFPGIQESIVTSLLHVPGLKAVVMKTFGSGNAPQKEWFIRQLKEATERGIIIVNITQCASGAVEMGRYETGMHLLEAGVISGYDSTPECAITKLMFLLGHGLSNQDIRYKMNSCLIGEITKP; from the coding sequence ATGAAAGTAGACACTCCCTCTGTTTTGTTAATTTACACGGGTGGAACTATCGGAATGATAGAAAATCCTGAAACGGGTGCTTTAGAGAACTTCAATTTCGACCATCTGCTCAAGCATGTTCCTGAGCTGAAAAGATTCAATTACCGCATCTCTTCCTATCAATTCGAACCACCTATCGACTCTTCGGATATGGAGCCTGCTTACTGGGCAAAACTGGTAAAGATTATCAATTATAATTACGAGCATTTTGATGGCTTCGTCATCCTTCACGGGACAGATACCATGGCTTACACCGCTTCTGCTTTAAGCTTTATGCTCGAAAACCTGAGCAAACCTGTTATCCTCACCGGTTCGCAGCTTCCTATCGGAACTTTACGGACGGATGGAAAAGAAAATCTGATTACCGCTATTGAAATCGCCGCCGCCAAGAACCCGGATGGTACAGCTATTGTTCCCGAAGTATGTATATTCTTCGAGAATCACTTGATGCGCGGCAACCGCACCACAAAAATCAACGCGGAAAACTTCAACGCATTCCGCTCTTTCAACTACCCGCCGTTGGCGCGCGTAGGTATTCATATCAAATACGAACCTAACCTTATCCGTAAACCTGACCCTACCAAACCGCTAAAACCACATTATCTGTTTGATACGAATGTGGTCATACTGACGCTTTTTCCCGGCATTCAAGAGAGCATCGTGACCTCGCTCCTGCATGTTCCCGGACTGAAGGCAGTGGTCATGAAAACCTTCGGTTCAGGAAACGCACCGCAAAAAGAATGGTTTATCCGCCAATTAAAGGAAGCTACCGAACGGGGGATTATCATAGTCAACATCACCCAATGTGCTTCGGGAGCCGTGGAAATGGGACGCTATGAGACGGGGATGCATCTTCTGGAAGCCGGAGTTATCAGTGGATACGACAGCACCCCCGAATGTGCTATCACCAAACTTATGTTTTTACTAGGACATGGATTATCCAATCAGGATATCCGGTACAAAATGAACTCCTGTCTAATAGGAGAAATCACCAAACCCTGA
- a CDS encoding Ppx/GppA family phosphatase, protein MKKVNYAAIDIGSNAVRLLIKCVNEENAPELMSKVQLIRIPLRLGEDAFTAGVISAEKEKKLIRLMKAYKQLMKIYDVVDYRACATSAMRDARNGKDIVRQIARKTGIRVDIIDGQEEAHIVYDNHIEQLFASGQNYLYVDVGGGSTEINLISNGELKNSRSYNIGTVRMLSGMVKEEEKEALRTDLIGIAAEYAPVNIIGSGGNINKLFRLADKKDKKASLLPVESLREIYTALQALPTEQRIKQYKLKPDRADVIVPAAEIFLEVATYVKATGIIVPTIGLSDGIIDSLYTQNMNVAPASHNFTSPIE, encoded by the coding sequence ATGAAAAAAGTTAATTATGCAGCAATCGACATCGGTTCCAATGCCGTTCGGTTACTGATAAAATGCGTAAACGAAGAAAATGCACCCGAACTTATGAGTAAGGTGCAGCTCATCCGTATCCCGTTACGGCTGGGAGAAGACGCTTTCACAGCAGGTGTTATTTCGGCAGAAAAAGAGAAGAAACTAATCCGGCTGATGAAAGCCTACAAGCAATTGATGAAAATATATGATGTAGTGGATTATCGTGCCTGTGCCACGTCCGCTATGCGCGACGCCCGAAACGGAAAGGATATTGTCCGGCAAATAGCCAGGAAAACAGGTATCCGTGTAGATATTATCGACGGGCAGGAAGAAGCACATATTGTATATGACAACCATATCGAGCAACTGTTTGCGTCCGGACAGAATTATCTATATGTAGATGTCGGTGGCGGTAGCACGGAAATCAATCTTATCAGTAACGGAGAATTGAAAAACTCCCGTTCATATAATATAGGTACAGTCCGTATGCTTAGCGGCATGGTGAAAGAAGAGGAAAAGGAAGCGTTACGTACCGACCTGATTGGTATTGCCGCGGAGTACGCGCCTGTCAACATTATCGGCTCGGGCGGAAATATCAACAAGCTCTTCCGTCTCGCAGATAAAAAGGATAAAAAGGCTTCTCTCCTACCTGTTGAATCGCTGCGTGAGATTTATACAGCTTTACAAGCCCTCCCTACCGAACAGCGTATCAAGCAATACAAGCTAAAACCGGACCGGGCAGATGTAATTGTTCCGGCAGCAGAAATCTTTCTTGAAGTGGCGACTTATGTAAAAGCTACCGGTATCATTGTACCTACTATCGGATTGTCCGACGGCATCATTGATAGTCTGTACACGCAGAATATGAATGTAGCACCTGCTTCGCATAATTTTACCTCGCCGATTGAATAA
- a CDS encoding phosphoribosylanthranilate isomerase yields the protein MINGKIIKVCGMCEAENIRDVESLEGIDMLGFIFYPKSPRYVYELPAYLPIHTRRVGVFVNEDKQVVSMFADRFGLDYVQLHGNESPEYCRSLHTAGLKIIKAFSVARPKDLTKVYEYEKVCNLFLFDTKCEQYGGSGNQFDWNILHTYNGHVPFLLSGGINPYSANALKEFKHPRLAGYDLNSRFEFTSGKKDSERIRTFLNELKS from the coding sequence ATGATCAACGGAAAAATTATCAAAGTATGCGGTATGTGTGAAGCTGAAAACATACGGGACGTAGAATCTCTTGAAGGGATTGATATGCTGGGATTTATCTTTTATCCCAAATCTCCCCGGTATGTTTACGAACTTCCGGCTTATCTCCCTATCCATACCCGACGTGTCGGAGTCTTTGTGAATGAAGACAAACAGGTAGTCAGCATGTTTGCGGATCGCTTCGGACTGGACTATGTGCAACTACACGGAAATGAGTCTCCGGAATACTGCCGGTCACTGCACACTGCGGGATTGAAAATCATCAAAGCCTTTTCAGTAGCCCGTCCCAAGGATTTAACCAAGGTATATGAATATGAGAAAGTGTGCAACCTGTTCCTGTTCGATACCAAATGCGAGCAATATGGCGGTTCGGGCAACCAGTTCGATTGGAACATCCTACATACATATAACGGACATGTGCCTTTTCTGCTAAGCGGTGGCATCAACCCTTACAGTGCCAATGCGCTGAAAGAATTCAAGCACCCCCGCCTTGCCGGATACGACCTCAACAGCCGTTTTGAATTTACATCGGGAAAGAAAGATTCGGAACGCATCCGGACATTCCTAAATGAACTAAAATCATAA
- the trpC gene encoding indole-3-glycerol phosphate synthase TrpC, translated as MKDILSEIIANKRFEVDLQKQAISIEQLQEGISEAPAIRSMKQALASSMSGVIAEFKRRSPSKGWIKQGALPEEVVPSYVKAGASALSILTDEKFFGGRLKDIRTARPLAEIPILRKDFIIDEYQLYQAKIIGADAVLLIAAALEPEKCNELTEKAHSLGLEVLLEIHSADELGYINKEIDMVGINNRNLGTFFTDVENSFRLAGQLPQDAVLVSESGISNPETVKRLRAAGFRGFLIGETFMKTEQPGETLQNFLQAIQ; from the coding sequence ATGAAAGATATATTATCCGAAATTATAGCCAACAAACGATTTGAAGTCGATCTGCAAAAGCAGGCTATTTCTATCGAACAGTTACAGGAAGGCATCAGCGAAGCTCCGGCTATCCGTTCCATGAAACAAGCACTGGCTTCTTCAATGTCAGGTGTGATAGCCGAGTTCAAACGACGTTCACCATCCAAAGGATGGATAAAGCAGGGAGCACTTCCGGAAGAGGTTGTCCCATCCTATGTGAAAGCAGGCGCTTCCGCGCTCTCTATTCTCACTGACGAGAAGTTTTTCGGCGGGAGACTAAAAGATATTCGCACTGCACGTCCTTTGGCAGAGATTCCTATTCTCAGAAAGGATTTCATCATTGACGAATACCAGCTTTACCAGGCTAAAATCATCGGCGCGGATGCCGTGCTCCTTATTGCAGCCGCACTGGAACCGGAAAAATGCAATGAACTCACAGAGAAAGCCCACTCTTTGGGTTTGGAAGTTTTGCTGGAGATTCACAGTGCTGACGAATTGGGCTATATTAATAAGGAAATAGATATGGTAGGAATCAACAACCGCAATTTAGGGACTTTCTTCACCGATGTGGAAAACTCTTTCCGATTGGCAGGGCAACTTCCCCAGGATGCAGTATTGGTATCCGAAAGCGGCATCTCCAATCCTGAAACCGTAAAGCGTCTTCGGGCAGCCGGATTCCGAGGCTTCCTGATTGGTGAAACATTTATGAAAACTGAACAACCGGGAGAAACTTTACAGAATTTCCTGCAAGCAATACAATAA